Part of the Verrucomicrobiia bacterium genome is shown below.
GGTTATTTGTAAGTATCTTTATTTTTTGGACCATCACAGGTTGTTCATCTCACCAAGAAGAACTGCAAATTTTAAAGATTGATCAAAAAGAGTTAAAAATCGAGCTCGCCGATTCACCACAAGAATGGGCCAAAGGGCTCATGTATCGAAAAACGCTACCTAAAAATCAAGGCATGCTTTTTGCATTTCCTCAAGCGCGGCGCGCTTCGTTTTGGATGCAAAACACTTATGTGCCACTCTCCATTGCTTTCATCAATCGCGAAGGCGAAATTCTCGAAATTCATGATATGCAGCCTTTGGATGCCACGCCAATTCAAAGTTTAAGCAGCGATATTTGGTTTGCTCTGGAAGTAAATCAAGGCTGGTTTGAACGGAATGGAGTCGAAGTTGGCGATAAAATAGAAGTGAAACATAAGAAATAAAAAGCTTTTTATTTCTCTGTGTTCTCTGTGGCTTAAAGCTTTTTGACTAAATAATAAGTCGACCAGGTTTGGTGTGCCTCCAAATAAGTCATCTTTTTTCCCGAATTCAATGCATTCGGCGGCGCACTCCAAGGTTCCACACAAAGATAAGGAGAATCCAATTTCGCTGTCCAAAGCGCGCAACAGGGC
Proteins encoded:
- a CDS encoding DUF192 domain-containing protein, yielding MSRWLFVSIFIFWTITGCSSHQEELQILKIDQKELKIELADSPQEWAKGLMYRKTLPKNQGMLFAFPQARRASFWMQNTYVPLSIAFINREGEILEIHDMQPLDATPIQSLSSDIWFALEVNQGWFERNGVEVGDKIEVKHKK